The Rhodococcus sp. ABRD24 genome contains the following window.
GGTCCGGCCCTCGCCGTCCGGCAGCTCGGTGGCCTCCCGCCGCGCCTGCTCCATCCGGCCGTCGAACATGAACTCGAGCGCCGCGGTGATGAGGTCCTCGCGCGTGGGGAAGTGATGCTGGGTGGCACCGCGGGAGACGCCGGCGCGCTGTGCGACGAGCCCGACCGTGGTGGCCGACCAGCCGAGTTCGGCCAGGCAGTCGACCGCGGCCTCGAGTAGCCGTTGCCGCGTCAGACGGCTCCGGTCCTGTTGTGGTGCACGCATCGCGGTTGATGTCCTCTCATGAACACTGCGCAGGCTCTCGGACGAGCTACGCAGCGACCTCGAGTAATGGCTTCGGCTATTCGGGACGGTTACCTTCGTCACATCCGGCTTGCCCTTGCCGGACCCGACACGTTAGTAATTCGCCCGGAGGGATTATCGCCTCCCCTCCGATCACCCCGACACACAGGAGCATCACCATGGGTTCTGCCGACCTCATCCCCGCCTTCAAGTTCCTCACCGACTTCGCCGACGCCGCTGGCGACCTCTTCGCCGCCCTCAGCTTCTTCGCGGGCTCGCTCGAGACCGTCAGTGGCGTGCTCGGCTGAACCGAAGCCGGTGAACGGGCCCACTCGAACGAGAGCGGGCCCGTTCTTAGTCTCAGCCCTCCACAGCCCACGCCGGGGGCCGCTTCTGCAAGAACGCCATCATTCCTTCCGCGGCCTCCGCAGAGCCGAACAATCGGGCCGACTGTCCTGCCAGCTCGTCGCCGTAGCGGTCGAAGTCGGCGAGCATCCGCATCGTGGTGAGCCGCTTCGATTCGGCCAGCCCCTGCGGTGACCCCTTCCGGAGCGCGGCCACCAACTCCCGCACCGTCGCCTCCGGATCCGGCGCGGCCTCGCTGATCAGCCCGACCGCTTCTGCCTCCTGTGCATCGAACTTCTCGCCGGTCAGGAAGTAGCGCCCGGCAGCCCGGGACGTCAGCCGCGGAAGCACCGTCAACGAGATGATCGACGCCGCCAGCCCGAGCCGGGCCTCGGTGAGCGCGAACGTGCTTTCCGGGCCCGCGACCGCAAGGTCACACGCGCCCACCAGCCCCATGCCACCCGCCCGGACATGCCCGTCGATCC
Protein-coding sequences here:
- a CDS encoding enoyl-CoA hydratase family protein, yielding MTDHFVRYDVADGCATLTLDSPHNRNAISSRLVEELQRGLSDAAADDAVRAVVLTHTGGTFCAGADLSEASGAEGSPAELAAGRTRQMTELLRSIVELPKPVIARIDGHVRAGGMGLVGACDLAVAGPESTFALTEARLGLAASIISLTVLPRLTSRAAGRYFLTGEKFDAQEAEAVGLISEAAPDPEATVRELVAALRKGSPQGLAESKRLTTMRMLADFDRYGDELAGQSARLFGSAEAAEGMMAFLQKRPPAWAVEG